A single genomic interval of Desulfobacterales bacterium harbors:
- a CDS encoding M48 family metallopeptidase, giving the protein MNIIGIIILITLICEVLLNFIADFLNISVLKKEIPSEFQGLYDAETYKRSQEYLKVNVQFTWVERLFDLTLLLVFWFSKGFFYLDNWVRAFNFGSILSGLIYISVLAFAKFILSLPFSLYSTFVIEEKFGFNKTTLKTYIQDTLKGLVLAAIIGAPILSGIIFFFDYTGQYGWIFCWIFVTIVSLFVHFIAPTWILPLFNKFKPIEEGDLKSEIIAYAEKIDFPLKNIFIVDGSKRSSKSNAFFTGFGNNKRIALFDTLIEKHSTKELIAVLAHEMGHFKKKHILKSVILNILHGGLIFFLLSIFISYNKLFECFFMEHISVYAGLIFFSMLFTPIELLLDILLNIYSRKIEYEADKFAVETTDDKESLVNALKNLSFDNLTNLKPHQFYVFLHYSHPPVLERIKALS; this is encoded by the coding sequence ATGAATATAATAGGAATAATAATATTAATTACCTTGATTTGTGAAGTTTTACTTAATTTTATAGCCGATTTTTTGAATATTTCTGTTTTAAAAAAAGAAATTCCTTCTGAATTTCAAGGTCTGTATGATGCGGAAACATATAAACGATCTCAAGAATATCTTAAAGTTAATGTCCAATTTACTTGGGTTGAAAGGCTTTTTGATTTAACATTGCTATTAGTATTCTGGTTTTCTAAAGGTTTTTTTTACCTTGATAACTGGGTCAGAGCATTTAATTTTGGTTCCATATTATCAGGCTTGATTTACATCAGCGTATTGGCATTTGCAAAATTTATTCTTTCTCTACCTTTTAGCCTATATTCAACATTTGTAATTGAAGAAAAATTCGGATTCAATAAAACAACTTTAAAAACATATATTCAAGATACCTTAAAAGGATTAGTTCTTGCCGCAATCATAGGCGCGCCTATTTTATCTGGAATTATTTTCTTTTTTGACTATACAGGGCAATACGGCTGGATTTTTTGTTGGATTTTTGTAACGATTGTGTCCTTATTTGTTCATTTTATTGCGCCTACTTGGATACTTCCCCTTTTTAATAAATTTAAACCCATTGAAGAAGGAGATCTTAAATCCGAAATTATTGCCTATGCTGAAAAAATTGATTTTCCTTTAAAAAATATATTTATAGTTGACGGATCAAAACGGTCATCAAAATCAAACGCTTTTTTTACAGGTTTTGGAAATAATAAAAGAATAGCGCTTTTTGATACTCTTATAGAAAAACACTCGACAAAAGAATTAATAGCAGTTTTAGCTCACGAAATGGGACATTTTAAAAAGAAACATATTTTAAAATCAGTAATCTTAAATATCCTGCATGGCGGGCTTATATTCTTTTTATTATCAATTTTCATTTCATATAATAAGTTATTTGAATGTTTTTTTATGGAGCATATATCTGTATATGCAGGCTTAATATTTTTTTCTATGTTATTTACTCCTATTGAATTGCTTTTAGATATATTGCTTAATATTTATTCACGAAAGATTGAATATGAAGCTGATAAGTTTGCCGTTGAAACAACTGATGATAAAGAATCTTTGGTAAACGCTTTGAAAAATCTTTCCTTTGATAATCTTACAAATCTTAAGCCCCACCAATTTTATGTATTTTTGCACTATTCACATCCTCCAGTTTTGGAAAGGATAAAAGCATTATCTTAG